Proteins encoded by one window of Castor canadensis chromosome 2, mCasCan1.hap1v2, whole genome shotgun sequence:
- the Layn gene encoding layilin isoform X1, which produces MQPGAVLRSVLLAVLLAGPRGARSRLLSASDLDPRGGQLVCLGGTRRPCYKVIYFHDASRRLNFEEAKETCGSDGGQLVSIESEDEQKLIEKFIENLLASDGDFWIGLRRHAEKQSNSTACQDLYAWTDGSTSKFRNWYVDEPSCGSEVCVVMYHQPSAPAGIGGYYMFQWNDDRCNVKNNFICKYSNEKPTAPSTRPGGERIEPATPIPPEETQKEDAKETLKESKETALNLAYILVPSIPLFLLLVVTTVVCWVWICRRRKREQPDCSTKEQHAIWPSPHQENSPDLEVYSVIRKQSEADLAEPRPDLKNISFRVCSGEATPDDMSCDYDNIAVNPSESGFVTLVSMESGFVTNDIYEFSPDRVGRSKESGWVENEIYGY; this is translated from the exons ATGCAGCCGGGAGCGGTGCTGCGGTCCGTGCTGCTGGCGGTGCTGCTGGCGGGACCGCGGGGCGCGAGGAGCCGCCTGCTGAGCG CCTCGGACTTGGACCCCAGAGGAG GGCAGCTGGTCTGCCTGGGAGGGACCCGGAGGCCTTGTTATAAAGTCATTTACTTTCATGATGCTTCTCGAAGACTGAACTTTGAGGAAGCCAAAGAAACCTGCGGGAGTGATGGGGGCCAGCTAGTCAGCATCGAGTCTGAAGATGAGCAGAAACTGATAGAAAAGTTCATTGAAAACCTCTTGGCTTCTGATGGTGATTTCTGGATTGGGCTCAGGAGGCATGCAGAGAAACAAAGCAATAGCACAGCCTGCCAGGACCTTTATGCCTGGACAGATGGCAGCACATCAAAATTTAG GAACTGGTATGTGGATGAGCCTTCCTGTGGCAGCGAGGTGTGTGTGGTCATGTACCATCAGCCATCGGCACCCGCCGGCATCGGGGGCTACTACATGTTCCAGTGGAACGATGACCGATGCAATGTGAAGAACaatttcatttgcaaatattCCAATG AGAAGCCAACAGCTCCTTCTACGAGGCCTGGAG gTGAGAGAATAGAGCCAGCAACACCCATACCTCCagaagaaacacagaaagaagatGCCAAAGAAACACTTAAAGAAAGCAAAG AAACTGCCTTAAATCTTGCCTACATCCTGGTCCCCAGCATCCCCCTGTTCCTCCTCCTTGTGGTCACCACAGTTGTGTGTTGGGTTTGGATCTGTAGAAGGAG AAAACGGGAGCAGCCAGACTGTAGCACAAAAGAGCAGCACGCCATCTGGCCCTCTCCTCACCAAGAAAACAGCCCAGATCTGGAGGTTTACAGCGTCATAAGGAAACAAAGCGAAGCTGACTTAGCCGAGCCCCGGCCAgacctgaaaaatatttcattccgTGTGTGTTCGGGAGAAGCCACTCCAGACGACATGTCTTGTGACTATGACAACATAGCTGTGAACCCTTCAGAAAGTGGGTTTGTGACTCTGGTGAGCATGGAGAGTGGATTTGTGACCAATGACATTTATGAATTCTCCCCGGACAgagtggggaggagcaaggaATCCGGATGGGTGGAGAATGAAATTTATGGTTATTAg
- the Layn gene encoding layilin isoform X5 yields MQPGAVLRSVLLAVLLAGPRGARSRLLSASDLDPRGGQLVCLGGTRRPCYKVIYFHDASRRLNFEEAKETCGSDGGQLVSIESEDEQKLIEKFIENLLASDGDFWIGLRRHAEKQSNSTACQDLYAWTDGSTSKFRNWYVDEPSCGSEVCVVMYHQPSAPAGIGGYYMFQWNDDRCNVKNNFICKYSNEKPTAPSTRPGGERIEPATPIPPEETQKEDAKETLKESKGGALLEGSGKFRRNCLKSCLHPGPQHPPVPPPCGHHSCVLGLDL; encoded by the exons ATGCAGCCGGGAGCGGTGCTGCGGTCCGTGCTGCTGGCGGTGCTGCTGGCGGGACCGCGGGGCGCGAGGAGCCGCCTGCTGAGCG CCTCGGACTTGGACCCCAGAGGAG GGCAGCTGGTCTGCCTGGGAGGGACCCGGAGGCCTTGTTATAAAGTCATTTACTTTCATGATGCTTCTCGAAGACTGAACTTTGAGGAAGCCAAAGAAACCTGCGGGAGTGATGGGGGCCAGCTAGTCAGCATCGAGTCTGAAGATGAGCAGAAACTGATAGAAAAGTTCATTGAAAACCTCTTGGCTTCTGATGGTGATTTCTGGATTGGGCTCAGGAGGCATGCAGAGAAACAAAGCAATAGCACAGCCTGCCAGGACCTTTATGCCTGGACAGATGGCAGCACATCAAAATTTAG GAACTGGTATGTGGATGAGCCTTCCTGTGGCAGCGAGGTGTGTGTGGTCATGTACCATCAGCCATCGGCACCCGCCGGCATCGGGGGCTACTACATGTTCCAGTGGAACGATGACCGATGCAATGTGAAGAACaatttcatttgcaaatattCCAATG AGAAGCCAACAGCTCCTTCTACGAGGCCTGGAG gTGAGAGAATAGAGCCAGCAACACCCATACCTCCagaagaaacacagaaagaagatGCCAAAGAAACACTTAAAGAAAGCAAAG GTGGTGCTCTTTTAGAAGGTTCTGGAAAATTTAGGAG AAACTGCCTTAAATCTTGCCTACATCCTGGTCCCCAGCATCCCCCTGTTCCTCCTCCTTGTGGTCACCACAGTTGTGTGTTGGGTTTGGATCTGTAG
- the Layn gene encoding layilin isoform X6 — MQPGAVLRSVLLAVLLAGPRGARSRLLSASDLDPRGGQLVCLGGTRRPCYKVIYFHDASRRLNFEEAKETCGSDGGQLVSIESEDEQKLIEKFIENLLASDGDFWIGLRRHAEKQSNSTACQDLYAWTDGSTSKFRNWYVDEPSCGSEVCVVMYHQPSAPAGIGGYYMFQWNDDRCNVKNNFICKYSNEKPTAPSTRPGGERIEPATPIPPEETQKEDAKETLKESKENGSSQTVAQKSSTPSGPLLTKKTAQIWRFTAS, encoded by the exons ATGCAGCCGGGAGCGGTGCTGCGGTCCGTGCTGCTGGCGGTGCTGCTGGCGGGACCGCGGGGCGCGAGGAGCCGCCTGCTGAGCG CCTCGGACTTGGACCCCAGAGGAG GGCAGCTGGTCTGCCTGGGAGGGACCCGGAGGCCTTGTTATAAAGTCATTTACTTTCATGATGCTTCTCGAAGACTGAACTTTGAGGAAGCCAAAGAAACCTGCGGGAGTGATGGGGGCCAGCTAGTCAGCATCGAGTCTGAAGATGAGCAGAAACTGATAGAAAAGTTCATTGAAAACCTCTTGGCTTCTGATGGTGATTTCTGGATTGGGCTCAGGAGGCATGCAGAGAAACAAAGCAATAGCACAGCCTGCCAGGACCTTTATGCCTGGACAGATGGCAGCACATCAAAATTTAG GAACTGGTATGTGGATGAGCCTTCCTGTGGCAGCGAGGTGTGTGTGGTCATGTACCATCAGCCATCGGCACCCGCCGGCATCGGGGGCTACTACATGTTCCAGTGGAACGATGACCGATGCAATGTGAAGAACaatttcatttgcaaatattCCAATG AGAAGCCAACAGCTCCTTCTACGAGGCCTGGAG gTGAGAGAATAGAGCCAGCAACACCCATACCTCCagaagaaacacagaaagaagatGCCAAAGAAACACTTAAAGAAAGCAAAG AAAACGGGAGCAGCCAGACTGTAGCACAAAAGAGCAGCACGCCATCTGGCCCTCTCCTCACCAAGAAAACAGCCCAGATCTGGAGGTTTACAGCGTCATAA
- the Layn gene encoding layilin isoform X3: protein MQPGAVLRSVLLAVLLAGPRGARSRLLSASDLDPRGGQLVCLGGTRRPCYKVIYFHDASRRLNFEEAKETCGSDGGQLVSIESEDEQKLIEKFIENLLASDGDFWIGLRRHAEKQSNSTACQDLYAWTDGSTSKFRNWYVDEPSCGSEVCVVMYHQPSAPAGIGGYYMFQWNDDRCNVKNNFICKYSNEKPTAPSTRPGGERIEPATPIPPEETQKEDAKETLKESKEHYCVHKMKDIIVILQFSSDTKSAQDSLKLKDTVHICPVFRHQSQVWGSEGHLHI from the exons ATGCAGCCGGGAGCGGTGCTGCGGTCCGTGCTGCTGGCGGTGCTGCTGGCGGGACCGCGGGGCGCGAGGAGCCGCCTGCTGAGCG CCTCGGACTTGGACCCCAGAGGAG GGCAGCTGGTCTGCCTGGGAGGGACCCGGAGGCCTTGTTATAAAGTCATTTACTTTCATGATGCTTCTCGAAGACTGAACTTTGAGGAAGCCAAAGAAACCTGCGGGAGTGATGGGGGCCAGCTAGTCAGCATCGAGTCTGAAGATGAGCAGAAACTGATAGAAAAGTTCATTGAAAACCTCTTGGCTTCTGATGGTGATTTCTGGATTGGGCTCAGGAGGCATGCAGAGAAACAAAGCAATAGCACAGCCTGCCAGGACCTTTATGCCTGGACAGATGGCAGCACATCAAAATTTAG GAACTGGTATGTGGATGAGCCTTCCTGTGGCAGCGAGGTGTGTGTGGTCATGTACCATCAGCCATCGGCACCCGCCGGCATCGGGGGCTACTACATGTTCCAGTGGAACGATGACCGATGCAATGTGAAGAACaatttcatttgcaaatattCCAATG AGAAGCCAACAGCTCCTTCTACGAGGCCTGGAG gTGAGAGAATAGAGCCAGCAACACCCATACCTCCagaagaaacacagaaagaagatGCCAAAGAAACACTTAAAGAAAGCAAAG AGCACTACTGTGTCCATAAAATGAAAGATATTATTGTAATACTGCAATTCAGTTCTGACACTAAGTCGGCACAAGACTCCCTCAAGCTTAAAGACACAGTTCACATCTGCCCTGTCTTCAGACATCAGTCTCAAGTTTGGGGGTCCGAAGGCCACCTGCACATCTGA
- the Layn gene encoding layilin isoform X7, whose translation MVISGLGSGGMQRNKAIAQPARTFMPGQMAAHQNLEKPTAPSTRPGGERIEPATPIPPEETQKEDAKETLKESKETALNLAYILVPSIPLFLLLVVTTVVCWVWICRRRKREQPDCSTKEQHAIWPSPHQENSPDLEVYSVIRKQSEADLAEPRPDLKNISFRVCSGEATPDDMSCDYDNIAVNPSESGFVTLVSMESGFVTNDIYEFSPDRVGRSKESGWVENEIYGY comes from the exons ATGGTGATTTCTGGATTGGGCTCAGGAGGCATGCAGAGAAACAAAGCAATAGCACAGCCTGCCAGGACCTTTATGCCTGGACAGATGGCAGCACATCAAAATTTAG AGAAGCCAACAGCTCCTTCTACGAGGCCTGGAG gTGAGAGAATAGAGCCAGCAACACCCATACCTCCagaagaaacacagaaagaagatGCCAAAGAAACACTTAAAGAAAGCAAAG AAACTGCCTTAAATCTTGCCTACATCCTGGTCCCCAGCATCCCCCTGTTCCTCCTCCTTGTGGTCACCACAGTTGTGTGTTGGGTTTGGATCTGTAGAAGGAG AAAACGGGAGCAGCCAGACTGTAGCACAAAAGAGCAGCACGCCATCTGGCCCTCTCCTCACCAAGAAAACAGCCCAGATCTGGAGGTTTACAGCGTCATAAGGAAACAAAGCGAAGCTGACTTAGCCGAGCCCCGGCCAgacctgaaaaatatttcattccgTGTGTGTTCGGGAGAAGCCACTCCAGACGACATGTCTTGTGACTATGACAACATAGCTGTGAACCCTTCAGAAAGTGGGTTTGTGACTCTGGTGAGCATGGAGAGTGGATTTGTGACCAATGACATTTATGAATTCTCCCCGGACAgagtggggaggagcaaggaATCCGGATGGGTGGAGAATGAAATTTATGGTTATTAg
- the Layn gene encoding layilin isoform X4 encodes MQPGAVLRSVLLAVLLAGPRGARSRLLSASDLDPRGGQLVCLGGTRRPCYKVIYFHDASRRLNFEEAKETCGSDGGQLVSIESEDEQKLIEKFIENLLASDGDFWIGLRRHAEKQSNSTACQDLYAWTDGSTSKFRNWYVDEPSCGSEVCVVMYHQPSAPAGIGGYYMFQWNDDRCNVKNNFICKYSNEKPTAPSTRPGGERIEPATPIPPEETQKEDAKETLKESKAGGALLEGSGKFRRNCLKSCLHPGPQHPPVPPPCGHHSCVLGLDL; translated from the exons ATGCAGCCGGGAGCGGTGCTGCGGTCCGTGCTGCTGGCGGTGCTGCTGGCGGGACCGCGGGGCGCGAGGAGCCGCCTGCTGAGCG CCTCGGACTTGGACCCCAGAGGAG GGCAGCTGGTCTGCCTGGGAGGGACCCGGAGGCCTTGTTATAAAGTCATTTACTTTCATGATGCTTCTCGAAGACTGAACTTTGAGGAAGCCAAAGAAACCTGCGGGAGTGATGGGGGCCAGCTAGTCAGCATCGAGTCTGAAGATGAGCAGAAACTGATAGAAAAGTTCATTGAAAACCTCTTGGCTTCTGATGGTGATTTCTGGATTGGGCTCAGGAGGCATGCAGAGAAACAAAGCAATAGCACAGCCTGCCAGGACCTTTATGCCTGGACAGATGGCAGCACATCAAAATTTAG GAACTGGTATGTGGATGAGCCTTCCTGTGGCAGCGAGGTGTGTGTGGTCATGTACCATCAGCCATCGGCACCCGCCGGCATCGGGGGCTACTACATGTTCCAGTGGAACGATGACCGATGCAATGTGAAGAACaatttcatttgcaaatattCCAATG AGAAGCCAACAGCTCCTTCTACGAGGCCTGGAG gTGAGAGAATAGAGCCAGCAACACCCATACCTCCagaagaaacacagaaagaagatGCCAAAGAAACACTTAAAGAAAGCAAAG CAGGTGGTGCTCTTTTAGAAGGTTCTGGAAAATTTAGGAG AAACTGCCTTAAATCTTGCCTACATCCTGGTCCCCAGCATCCCCCTGTTCCTCCTCCTTGTGGTCACCACAGTTGTGTGTTGGGTTTGGATCTGTAG
- the Layn gene encoding layilin isoform X2 — MQPGAVLRSVLLAVLLAGPRGARSRLLSGQLVCLGGTRRPCYKVIYFHDASRRLNFEEAKETCGSDGGQLVSIESEDEQKLIEKFIENLLASDGDFWIGLRRHAEKQSNSTACQDLYAWTDGSTSKFRNWYVDEPSCGSEVCVVMYHQPSAPAGIGGYYMFQWNDDRCNVKNNFICKYSNEKPTAPSTRPGGERIEPATPIPPEETQKEDAKETLKESKETALNLAYILVPSIPLFLLLVVTTVVCWVWICRRRKREQPDCSTKEQHAIWPSPHQENSPDLEVYSVIRKQSEADLAEPRPDLKNISFRVCSGEATPDDMSCDYDNIAVNPSESGFVTLVSMESGFVTNDIYEFSPDRVGRSKESGWVENEIYGY, encoded by the exons ATGCAGCCGGGAGCGGTGCTGCGGTCCGTGCTGCTGGCGGTGCTGCTGGCGGGACCGCGGGGCGCGAGGAGCCGCCTGCTGAGCG GGCAGCTGGTCTGCCTGGGAGGGACCCGGAGGCCTTGTTATAAAGTCATTTACTTTCATGATGCTTCTCGAAGACTGAACTTTGAGGAAGCCAAAGAAACCTGCGGGAGTGATGGGGGCCAGCTAGTCAGCATCGAGTCTGAAGATGAGCAGAAACTGATAGAAAAGTTCATTGAAAACCTCTTGGCTTCTGATGGTGATTTCTGGATTGGGCTCAGGAGGCATGCAGAGAAACAAAGCAATAGCACAGCCTGCCAGGACCTTTATGCCTGGACAGATGGCAGCACATCAAAATTTAG GAACTGGTATGTGGATGAGCCTTCCTGTGGCAGCGAGGTGTGTGTGGTCATGTACCATCAGCCATCGGCACCCGCCGGCATCGGGGGCTACTACATGTTCCAGTGGAACGATGACCGATGCAATGTGAAGAACaatttcatttgcaaatattCCAATG AGAAGCCAACAGCTCCTTCTACGAGGCCTGGAG gTGAGAGAATAGAGCCAGCAACACCCATACCTCCagaagaaacacagaaagaagatGCCAAAGAAACACTTAAAGAAAGCAAAG AAACTGCCTTAAATCTTGCCTACATCCTGGTCCCCAGCATCCCCCTGTTCCTCCTCCTTGTGGTCACCACAGTTGTGTGTTGGGTTTGGATCTGTAGAAGGAG AAAACGGGAGCAGCCAGACTGTAGCACAAAAGAGCAGCACGCCATCTGGCCCTCTCCTCACCAAGAAAACAGCCCAGATCTGGAGGTTTACAGCGTCATAAGGAAACAAAGCGAAGCTGACTTAGCCGAGCCCCGGCCAgacctgaaaaatatttcattccgTGTGTGTTCGGGAGAAGCCACTCCAGACGACATGTCTTGTGACTATGACAACATAGCTGTGAACCCTTCAGAAAGTGGGTTTGTGACTCTGGTGAGCATGGAGAGTGGATTTGTGACCAATGACATTTATGAATTCTCCCCGGACAgagtggggaggagcaaggaATCCGGATGGGTGGAGAATGAAATTTATGGTTATTAg